The region GCGTGCCGATATTGACGGGGAGCCTATACAGCGCTCCTATTCAATATGTTCAGGTATAAATGATAAAAGTATGCAAATCGCAATTAAACGAGTTGAAGGCGGGAAATTTTCGAATTTCGCAAATGACCGGCTTGCGGCGGGCACAACGCTAGAAATTATGCCGCCACAGGGTAGTTTTAGTGTGGTCCTAGATCCAGCGAAAAAAAGCAATTATCTTTTTATCGCGTCAGGTAGTGGCATTACACCGGTGTTGTCGAATATCAAGTCGATACTAGAAGTGGAGCCCGAAAGTCGAGTCACGCTTTTGTACGGTAATCAGCGGACGAATACCATGATGTTCCGCACCGCGCTAAGCTTCCTGAAAAATCGCTTTATGACACGTTTTCACTGGGTGAATATATTGAGTCGCGAAGATCAAGGTGTCGACCTGCTTAACGGACGTCTTGATAATGCCAAAGGCGCGGCATTGAGCAAACGCTTACTGCAACTTGGTGAGTTTGATGGCTATTATATTTGCGGTCCTGAGTCGATGATTTCTGAAGTATCTCGCGGCCTGCGTGATTTTGGCGTTGCAGACGATGATATCCACTTTGAGCTTTTTGGCTCTTCGGCTGAAGATGCAGATACAGTTGTTAAAAAGCACCACGCTCGCGCTAAAACCTATGCGGGTAAAACCAGTGCGGTGACGATCATTGCCGACGGTCGTGCTAGTAGCTTTGACCTTGCTGCTGACGGCGAGAACATATTAGATGCCGGCATGAATAACGGAATAGACCTGCCATACAGTTGCAAGGGTGGGGTTTGCTCCACTTGTAAAGCGCATCTTGTTGAGGGCGAGGTCGATCAAGATATTACTCACGGTCTGGATGCTTCCGACGTGGAGCGTGGCTTTATCCTTACCTGCCAAGCGCATCCAATAAGCGACAGGGT is a window of Zhongshania aliphaticivorans DNA encoding:
- a CDS encoding 2Fe-2S iron-sulfur cluster-binding protein, with the protein product MKANYFHPLTVSRSTKETDDAVVLSFEVPSELTATFKYRPGQYLTLRADIDGEPIQRSYSICSGINDKSMQIAIKRVEGGKFSNFANDRLAAGTTLEIMPPQGSFSVVLDPAKKSNYLFIASGSGITPVLSNIKSILEVEPESRVTLLYGNQRTNTMMFRTALSFLKNRFMTRFHWVNILSREDQGVDLLNGRLDNAKGAALSKRLLQLGEFDGYYICGPESMISEVSRGLRDFGVADDDIHFELFGSSAEDADTVVKKHHARAKTYAGKTSAVTIIADGRASSFDLAADGENILDAGMNNGIDLPYSCKGGVCSTCKAHLVEGEVDQDITHGLDASDVERGFILTCQAHPISDRVIVSFDEK